A portion of the Tenacibaculum todarodis genome contains these proteins:
- a CDS encoding DUF6638 family protein: protein MQKLKEANLYRSELIPVSGKLVARYNQCLLKLGFTETKLASFTIDGIGWSPEIAEEKNNASYLNNGEANPHCILITPLQKGLPVYNPFHSYDREVMKLVFQKHGDKINNITRDSAICVDFDQNIDVFYDPLDVLRYKDITVKFRLINDLDKAKKEQLALVELFNKDNNFIDETIHQQLLASAKKYGDLRERDLNLEPVSFTTDSFYTKAFGGIYVLRDFILPMLVFESEETYKEAIQDTMHDVLMYHISHPELMEKLRNHSIAEFDLDDKMTMKRYERIKKYVLSELVEEAKHPIKDILDDKMLFKGYLNKLEISARKKVMGVERYLEKMQINKDYKIEDIVDSEVYFALHNPHSSLKPNHQDLIWKLLVNVAPKDILFLYWYDKEEFYKQYKTWDNSMKEWVINTIKNNF from the coding sequence ATGCAAAAATTAAAAGAAGCAAATTTATATAGAAGTGAACTGATTCCTGTTAGTGGAAAATTAGTTGCGCGTTACAATCAATGCTTGTTAAAATTAGGTTTTACAGAAACTAAATTAGCATCATTTACTATAGATGGAATTGGTTGGAGTCCAGAAATCGCTGAAGAAAAAAATAATGCAAGCTATTTAAATAATGGTGAAGCAAATCCACATTGTATTCTAATTACACCGTTGCAAAAAGGATTACCGGTTTACAATCCGTTTCATTCGTATGATAGAGAGGTAATGAAATTGGTGTTTCAGAAACACGGAGATAAAATTAATAATATTACAAGAGATTCAGCTATTTGTGTAGATTTTGATCAAAATATCGATGTTTTTTACGATCCGTTAGATGTTTTAAGATATAAAGATATTACTGTTAAATTTCGTTTAATCAATGATTTAGATAAGGCGAAGAAAGAACAGTTAGCATTGGTTGAATTGTTTAATAAAGACAATAATTTTATAGATGAAACCATTCATCAACAGTTATTAGCATCAGCAAAAAAATATGGCGATTTAAGAGAAAGAGATTTAAATTTAGAACCCGTTAGTTTTACAACAGATTCTTTTTACACCAAGGCTTTTGGAGGTATTTATGTGTTACGAGATTTTATATTGCCAATGTTGGTTTTTGAAAGCGAAGAAACATACAAAGAAGCAATTCAAGATACAATGCACGATGTGTTAATGTATCATATTTCGCATCCAGAATTAATGGAGAAACTTCGAAATCATTCTATTGCAGAGTTCGATTTAGATGATAAAATGACAATGAAACGTTACGAGCGCATTAAAAAATATGTGCTTTCTGAATTAGTAGAAGAAGCAAAACATCCAATAAAAGATATTTTAGATGATAAAATGTTGTTTAAAGGGTATTTGAATAAGTTAGAAATAAGTGCTCGTAAAAAAGTAATGGGAGTTGAGCGTTATCTTGAAAAAATGCAAATAAACAAAGATTATAAGATTGAAGATATCGTGGATAGTGAAGTATATTTTGCATTACATAATCCACATTCGTCATTAAAACCAAATCATCAAGATTTAATTTGGAAACTCTTAGTTAATGTAGCTCCAAAAGACATTTTATTCTTGTATTGGTACGATAAAGAAGAATTTTACAAGCAATATAAAACTTGGGACAATTCTATGAAAGAATGGGTAATTAATACGATTAAGAACAATTTTTAA
- a CDS encoding AAA family ATPase, giving the protein MEHNSTFPIKQNELNMLRDEASGYLKSVQWEQGARAKNKDNNAKDESILLYLSRANSGSNVEITSVSKTILALKKRLLPDSLAIPINLNKTLYAVQEGLTLGIWIKDSYNDASGLSSLAERKSALDNNGKREFESKMQTATAFQLFATSYKVLHDLKPFSSDDLSVMKQKFAGIPEVSLMSPLKGIACSLFYFDKYLSHPDIIKSDKDVIDFTVVYFEALIDEIQLRKSSLEYTETIVDRTYKLENSEFAVSGWDNVFQGTAKSVEFNKIQFEQIVGNKDAKHFGRRLTERMLSYDFDAKKNPFQELGGFMPVFMGYGIPGTGKSMLIAAIATRLKEYSDNLDIPFLFHPMPDTLISTFQGGSAEKMVEWMKPMQDPTKLIFAPIDDAENNLQERTAQGVSAGVKEVIGVFLRYTEGAYAVNYGNSSIGLFTNLPEMLDKAVISRVQGRFKIDGARTEHDFLDQDYIWWKKFEKTMPAFVNMLGPSDYKYLADQGLTKNMGDILNSIEKPTEERVLEAYDRAENSNKANEHMFFASLYKEIQKIFPFFSSRDVRNIQSAISLRLTDFDLEQDWFENPETYFKQNYETKFNMLQELMKGNMKGLDFSEIRRQEVVRYLDNVATIADTDFKRKVDARVNQMNIDLEAREQFGNRD; this is encoded by the coding sequence ATGGAACACAATTCAACTTTCCCTATAAAACAAAATGAACTCAATATGCTTCGTGATGAAGCAAGTGGATATTTAAAATCTGTTCAGTGGGAGCAAGGAGCAAGAGCAAAAAATAAAGACAATAATGCCAAAGACGAATCAATTTTACTGTATTTGTCAAGAGCAAATAGCGGAAGTAATGTAGAAATTACGTCAGTTTCCAAAACAATTTTAGCGTTAAAAAAACGCTTATTGCCAGATTCTTTAGCAATTCCAATTAATTTGAACAAAACATTATATGCGGTTCAAGAAGGATTAACATTAGGAATTTGGATTAAAGATAGCTACAATGACGCTTCAGGTTTATCAAGTTTAGCTGAGCGAAAATCAGCCTTAGATAATAACGGAAAACGCGAGTTTGAAAGCAAAATGCAAACGGCAACAGCGTTTCAATTATTTGCAACTTCGTATAAAGTATTACACGATTTAAAACCATTCTCTTCTGACGATTTATCTGTAATGAAACAGAAATTTGCAGGAATTCCAGAAGTTTCTTTGATGTCACCTTTAAAAGGAATTGCATGTAGTTTGTTCTATTTTGATAAATATTTATCGCATCCAGATATTATCAAATCAGACAAAGATGTTATTGATTTTACAGTTGTTTATTTTGAAGCTTTAATTGATGAAATTCAATTACGTAAAAGCAGTTTAGAGTACACAGAAACTATTGTAGATAGAACGTATAAGTTAGAAAATAGCGAGTTTGCTGTTTCTGGTTGGGACAATGTTTTTCAAGGAACTGCAAAAAGTGTTGAGTTTAATAAAATTCAGTTCGAGCAAATTGTAGGAAATAAAGATGCAAAACATTTTGGACGTAGATTAACAGAAAGAATGTTGAGTTACGATTTTGATGCAAAGAAAAATCCGTTTCAAGAATTAGGTGGATTTATGCCAGTTTTTATGGGTTATGGAATTCCAGGAACAGGAAAATCCATGTTAATTGCAGCAATTGCAACACGTTTAAAAGAATATTCAGACAATTTGGATATTCCGTTTTTATTTCATCCAATGCCAGATACATTGATATCTACTTTTCAAGGAGGTTCAGCAGAAAAAATGGTAGAGTGGATGAAGCCAATGCAAGATCCAACCAAATTAATTTTTGCACCAATTGATGATGCAGAAAACAATTTACAAGAACGAACTGCGCAAGGAGTTTCGGCTGGTGTAAAAGAAGTAATAGGAGTTTTCTTACGTTATACAGAAGGTGCGTATGCTGTAAATTATGGAAATTCTTCAATAGGATTATTTACCAATTTACCAGAAATGTTAGACAAAGCGGTAATTTCTCGTGTGCAAGGAAGATTTAAAATTGATGGCGCAAGAACCGAACACGATTTCTTAGATCAAGATTATATTTGGTGGAAAAAGTTTGAGAAAACAATGCCTGCATTTGTAAATATGTTAGGACCTTCAGACTATAAATATTTAGCAGACCAAGGTTTGACTAAAAATATGGGAGATATTTTAAATAGTATCGAAAAACCAACAGAAGAGCGTGTTTTAGAAGCGTATGACAGAGCAGAAAATAGCAATAAAGCCAATGAACACATGTTCTTTGCAAGTTTGTATAAAGAAATTCAGAAAATATTTCCGTTTTTCTCATCAAGAGATGTGCGTAATATTCAAAGTGCAATTTCGTTACGTTTAACTGATTTCGATTTAGAGCAAGATTGGTTTGAGAACCCGGAAACGTATTTCAAACAGAATTACGAAACCAAGTTTAATATGTTGCAAGAATTAATGAAAGGCAACATGAAAGGTTTAGATTTTTCTGAAATTAGAAGACAAGAAGTAGTTCGTTATTTAGATAATGTAGCAACTATTGCTGATACAGATTTCAAACGAAAAGTAGATGCAAGAGTTAACCAAATGAATATAGATTTGGAAGCAAGAGAACAGTTCGGGAATAGAGATTAA
- a CDS encoding microtubule-binding protein: MSDDFDLLETNTNEKTEKVDVNWGKAIDTMKSKLSQEEDPQRRQKILNATLDDVVHMAEKDRTTLLDAIKDLTDYQDEVGIIFEKFSSLNPEEQKIIDDAQKALERARIELEDAENKPDTWWNNLWGRKSKIKKEQAQFKEAEKVRAGADNKAKAKFQQRIESADVQTLLSELSYKSQAAVTRLKNREVEIKEVEEKLKDAIVEASKNHTKALEKKAETEAKLEEQYALLKQARQALEEVADKQSAEYSEALSKVTTVEQKVEELEGLKNAYTTLAASKDSFVHKHNLTIKVLTSLRSNLQTHRAKLKSDTDERLKYYDGYVVALKARTDQEFAAILEHLGVKTDEHIGETLASMHSASAKARQEMMDNIPVHEKVMQGVYSTYAEALHEIRAKDSKIQANFAERYGIDMKEIFEDYYKADGEAPSGDGEPAKDPKPESNDDDLLS, encoded by the coding sequence ATGTCTGATGATTTTGATTTATTAGAAACTAACACAAACGAGAAAACTGAAAAAGTTGATGTAAACTGGGGGAAAGCTATCGATACGATGAAATCTAAACTGTCTCAAGAAGAAGACCCACAAAGACGTCAAAAAATATTAAACGCAACATTAGATGATGTTGTACATATGGCAGAAAAAGACAGAACAACACTTTTAGATGCTATTAAAGACTTAACAGATTATCAAGATGAAGTAGGAATCATTTTTGAGAAATTCTCATCTTTAAATCCAGAAGAGCAAAAAATTATTGACGATGCTCAAAAAGCATTAGAAAGAGCAAGAATAGAATTAGAAGACGCAGAGAATAAACCAGATACTTGGTGGAATAATCTTTGGGGACGTAAATCTAAAATTAAAAAAGAGCAAGCGCAGTTTAAAGAAGCAGAAAAAGTACGTGCGGGAGCAGACAATAAAGCAAAAGCTAAGTTTCAGCAACGTATAGAAAGTGCTGATGTGCAAACATTATTAAGTGAGCTTTCATACAAATCTCAAGCTGCGGTTACACGTTTAAAAAACCGTGAAGTAGAAATTAAAGAAGTAGAAGAAAAGCTAAAAGATGCAATTGTAGAAGCATCTAAAAATCATACTAAAGCTTTAGAGAAAAAAGCAGAAACAGAAGCTAAGTTAGAAGAGCAGTATGCTCTACTTAAACAAGCCCGCCAAGCTTTAGAAGAAGTTGCAGATAAGCAATCTGCTGAGTATTCAGAAGCATTATCTAAAGTAACAACTGTAGAGCAAAAAGTAGAAGAGTTAGAAGGTCTTAAAAATGCTTATACAACCCTTGCTGCGTCTAAAGATAGTTTTGTACACAAGCATAATTTAACCATTAAAGTATTAACTTCTTTACGTTCTAACTTACAAACACATAGGGCAAAATTAAAGTCGGATACTGATGAACGTTTGAAGTATTACGACGGTTATGTTGTTGCGTTAAAAGCAAGAACAGATCAAGAATTTGCGGCAATTTTAGAGCATTTAGGTGTTAAAACAGATGAGCATATTGGTGAAACTTTAGCATCTATGCATTCTGCAAGTGCAAAAGCGCGTCAAGAAATGATGGATAATATTCCGGTTCACGAGAAAGTTATGCAAGGTGTGTATAGCACATACGCAGAGGCTTTGCATGAAATTCGTGCAAAAGATTCTAAGATTCAGGCAAACTTTGCAGAGCGTTATGGTATCGATATGAAAGAGATTTTCGAAGACTATTATAAAGCTGATGGAGAAGCTCCTTCAGGAGATGGTGAACCGGCAAAAGATCCAAAACCAGAGTCTAACGACGACGATTTATTGAGTTAA
- a CDS encoding isocitrate lyase — protein MKNLAQTNYSSALETVRNLKAKYGNSWNAINSESAARMATQNRFKTGLDIAKYTAAIMRKDMAEYDADSSNYTQSLGCWHGFVAQQKMIAVKKHHKTTNKSYLYLSGWMVAALRSEFGPLPDQSMHEKTAVPSLIAEIYDFLRQADAIEMNDLFRRKENGEDVQDQIDNFETHIVPIIADIDAGFGNEEATYLLTKKMIEAGACAIQIENQVSDAKQCGHQDGKVTVPHEDFIAKLNAIRYAFLELGVEDGVIVARTDSEGAGLTQKLPVSQEPGDLASQYLAFVEAEEIAIDEAREDDVLLKRDGKLVRPVRLPNGLYKFKDGSNIDRVVLDCVTSLQNGADLLWIETPTPNVKQIAHMVNRVKEVVPNAKLVYNNSPSFNWTLNFRNQAYDEMLSQGENMSEYDKNNLMDEMYDGSKLCQLADQKIKTFQIDGAREAGIFHHLITLPTYHTTALHMNDLTEGYFGEEGMLAYVKGVQRQEIRKGVSCVKHQRMAGSDLGDDHKTFFAGDKALKAGGENNTSNQFEVKGKKVAEAVV, from the coding sequence ATGAAAAATTTAGCACAAACAAATTATAGTTCAGCATTAGAAACAGTAAGAAACTTAAAAGCAAAATACGGCAACTCTTGGAATGCAATAAATTCTGAAAGCGCTGCAAGAATGGCAACTCAAAACCGATTTAAAACAGGTTTAGATATCGCTAAATATACTGCGGCTATCATGAGAAAAGATATGGCAGAATATGATGCAGATTCATCAAATTATACACAATCTTTAGGTTGTTGGCATGGTTTTGTTGCCCAGCAAAAAATGATTGCAGTTAAAAAACATCATAAAACTACCAATAAAAGTTACTTGTATTTATCAGGTTGGATGGTTGCGGCATTACGTTCGGAATTTGGACCATTACCAGATCAATCAATGCACGAAAAAACGGCAGTACCAAGTTTAATTGCTGAGATTTATGACTTTTTACGTCAAGCAGATGCAATTGAAATGAATGATTTATTCCGAAGAAAAGAAAACGGAGAAGATGTACAAGATCAAATAGATAATTTTGAAACGCATATAGTTCCAATTATTGCAGATATCGATGCTGGTTTTGGTAACGAAGAAGCAACCTATTTATTAACTAAAAAAATGATTGAAGCTGGTGCGTGTGCAATTCAGATTGAAAATCAGGTTTCTGACGCAAAACAATGTGGTCATCAAGATGGAAAAGTAACCGTTCCGCATGAAGATTTTATAGCAAAATTAAATGCAATTCGTTACGCATTTTTAGAATTAGGTGTAGAAGATGGAGTTATTGTAGCGAGAACAGATTCTGAAGGAGCTGGTTTAACTCAAAAATTACCAGTTAGCCAAGAGCCAGGAGATTTAGCTTCTCAATATTTAGCTTTTGTAGAGGCGGAAGAAATTGCAATTGATGAAGCAAGAGAAGATGATGTTTTATTAAAAAGAGATGGTAAATTGGTTCGTCCGGTAAGATTGCCAAACGGTTTGTATAAATTTAAAGATGGTTCTAATATTGATAGAGTTGTGTTGGATTGTGTTACAAGTTTACAAAATGGTGCCGATTTATTGTGGATAGAAACACCAACGCCAAACGTAAAGCAGATAGCGCATATGGTAAATAGAGTTAAAGAAGTTGTACCAAATGCAAAGTTGGTTTATAATAATTCGCCTTCTTTTAACTGGACATTAAATTTCCGTAACCAAGCTTATGATGAAATGTTGTCTCAAGGAGAAAACATGTCTGAATACGATAAAAATAATTTAATGGATGAAATGTATGACGGTTCAAAATTATGTCAATTAGCAGATCAAAAAATTAAAACATTCCAAATTGATGGAGCAAGAGAAGCTGGTATTTTTCATCACTTAATTACATTACCAACTTACCATACAACAGCATTACATATGAATGATTTAACCGAAGGTTATTTCGGAGAAGAAGGGATGTTAGCTTATGTAAAAGGAGTACAAAGACAAGAAATTAGAAAAGGAGTTTCTTGTGTAAAGCACCAAAGAATGGCTGGGTCAGATTTAGGAGACGATCATAAAACTTTCTTCGCTGGAGATAAAGCATTAAAAGCCGGAGGAGAAAACAATACTTCTAACCAGTTTGAAGTAAAAGGAAAGAAAGTAGCGGAAGCTGTAGTTTAA
- the aceB gene encoding malate synthase A, protein MEQATALKEMKFVGFSQEEYQSVLTLEAKIFLVELHNKFNSRRLELIKAREVSQAFFDAGNFPSFLKETKEVRESDWVCAPLPEDLLDRRVEITGPVDRKMVINALNSGAKTFMADFEDSNSPNIENNLGGQINLRDAINKTISFYNEKKDKTYSLNKDTATLLVRPRGLHLNEKHLLVDGEEMSGSLVDFGLFFFHNIKTLQEQGSATYFYLPKLEHYLEARFWNDVFVFAQDYLNIPQKTIKATVLVETITASFQLDEIIYELRNHMAGLNCGRWDYIFSYIKKFRNHKGFMVPNRDQVTMNSPFMKAYSLLVIQKCHKRNVHAMGGMAAQIPIKNDEEANNAAFAKVFNDKEQEVKNGHDGTWVAHPGLVKVAMDVFNKNMPTKNQIHIKRSDVNVTEKDLVEMPKGTITEDGIRKNINVGILYIESWLRGNGAAALYNLMEDAATAEISRTQVWLWLQNEITIDSGETFNLNNYEKIKHQEIEKIKNHVGQDRFDNGKFKKAIQLFDELVLTDKFEEFLTLSAYRQI, encoded by the coding sequence ATGGAACAAGCTACAGCATTAAAAGAGATGAAATTCGTAGGATTTTCTCAAGAAGAGTATCAAAGTGTTTTAACTTTAGAAGCTAAGATTTTTTTGGTTGAATTACATAACAAGTTTAATTCAAGAAGATTAGAGTTGATAAAAGCAAGAGAAGTCTCGCAAGCTTTTTTTGATGCAGGGAATTTTCCTTCTTTTTTAAAGGAAACAAAAGAGGTAAGAGAATCTGATTGGGTTTGTGCTCCTTTACCTGAAGATTTGTTAGATAGGAGAGTGGAAATTACAGGTCCTGTTGATAGAAAAATGGTTATAAATGCATTAAATTCTGGCGCAAAAACTTTTATGGCCGATTTTGAGGATAGTAATTCTCCAAACATCGAAAATAATTTAGGTGGTCAAATTAATTTGCGTGATGCAATTAATAAAACCATTTCATTTTATAATGAGAAAAAAGATAAAACATATTCTTTAAATAAGGATACTGCAACATTATTAGTCCGTCCAAGAGGTTTACATCTTAATGAAAAACATTTATTAGTTGATGGAGAAGAAATGTCGGGTTCTTTGGTGGATTTTGGATTGTTCTTTTTTCATAATATTAAAACGTTACAGGAGCAAGGTTCTGCAACTTATTTCTATTTGCCAAAATTAGAGCATTATTTAGAGGCTCGTTTTTGGAACGATGTATTTGTATTTGCTCAAGATTATTTAAATATTCCGCAGAAAACAATAAAAGCTACGGTTTTAGTAGAGACAATTACAGCGAGTTTTCAGTTAGATGAAATTATATACGAATTAAGAAATCACATGGCTGGTTTAAACTGTGGTCGTTGGGATTATATTTTTTCATACATCAAAAAGTTTAGAAATCATAAAGGATTTATGGTTCCAAATAGAGATCAGGTAACAATGAACTCTCCATTTATGAAAGCATATTCTTTATTGGTTATTCAAAAATGTCATAAAAGAAATGTGCATGCAATGGGCGGAATGGCGGCTCAAATTCCAATTAAAAACGATGAAGAAGCAAACAATGCGGCTTTTGCAAAAGTGTTTAATGATAAGGAGCAGGAAGTTAAAAATGGTCATGATGGAACTTGGGTTGCGCATCCGGGTTTGGTAAAAGTTGCAATGGATGTTTTTAATAAAAATATGCCAACTAAAAATCAAATTCACATTAAAAGAAGTGATGTAAATGTTACTGAAAAAGATTTGGTTGAAATGCCAAAAGGAACAATTACTGAAGACGGAATTAGAAAAAATATTAATGTTGGAATTCTATATATAGAAAGCTGGTTGCGTGGAAATGGAGCAGCGGCTTTGTATAACTTAATGGAAGATGCAGCAACTGCCGAAATATCGAGAACGCAAGTCTGGTTATGGCTTCAGAATGAAATTACAATAGATAGTGGAGAAACTTTTAATTTAAATAATTATGAAAAAATCAAACATCAGGAAATTGAAAAAATTAAAAATCATGTTGGACAGGATAGATTTGATAATGGTAAATTCAAAAAAGCAATACAGTTATTTGACGAGCTTGTTTTAACCGATAAATTTGAAGAATTCTTAACGCTATCAGCATATAGACAGATTTAA
- a CDS encoding helix-turn-helix domain-containing protein: MIIEDEYIRLIFGLKLKQIRTDKNLSLFGLSKLSGLSKSYLNEIEKGKKYPKTDKIIILSEKLDVPYDNLVSLKLDKNLAPIGEILQSKILKEIPLDLFGIKENNLIDIVANAPAKVNAFISTIIKIAQNYNLTRESFFLASLRSYQEAHSNYFEDIETDVEKFAESYHLNLNKRITSTDLEDILIEEYGYTINDKELRKHDNLGELRNIFIPQKKILLIDSTISEAQKTFIYAKELAYNFLNINDRLFTFPWIKFENFDQVLNNFIASYFAGALIIPRKSLTEKLTQFFSLEEWKPLELHKIIKHFNCSHETFYQRLTNILPKYFNIKNLFFLRFTHKLNSPEFRLNKELHITQQQAPHANRNNDHYCRRWISIKTIKDLEKNSKKRPTFGVQISSYVNQKNEYLVLSSATTDPFKEEINRSVSIGMLLSANLKKKLNFFKEDTFEKKLVGVTCETCAVENCKERTAEPTRLEKQKKYKKIATTVAQIISSYS; the protein is encoded by the coding sequence ATGATTATAGAAGACGAGTACATTAGATTGATTTTTGGCTTAAAACTTAAACAAATAAGGACAGATAAGAATTTATCTTTATTCGGTTTATCAAAATTATCAGGCTTATCAAAATCGTATTTAAACGAAATTGAAAAAGGAAAAAAATATCCAAAAACAGATAAAATTATCATTCTTTCTGAAAAACTAGATGTTCCTTATGATAATTTAGTCTCTCTAAAACTAGATAAAAACCTTGCTCCAATTGGAGAAATTTTGCAATCGAAAATTTTAAAGGAAATTCCACTAGACTTATTTGGCATTAAAGAAAACAACTTAATTGACATTGTAGCTAACGCACCAGCAAAAGTAAATGCTTTTATAAGTACAATAATTAAGATTGCCCAAAACTACAACCTAACCCGAGAAAGTTTCTTTTTAGCATCATTACGTTCTTACCAAGAAGCACACAGTAATTATTTTGAAGATATAGAAACTGATGTAGAAAAATTTGCAGAGTCTTATCATTTAAACCTAAATAAAAGAATAACTTCTACTGATTTAGAAGACATTTTAATAGAAGAATACGGCTATACAATAAATGATAAAGAACTAAGAAAGCATGATAACTTAGGAGAATTAAGAAACATATTTATCCCTCAAAAGAAAATACTCTTAATAGACAGCACTATTTCTGAAGCACAAAAAACTTTTATTTATGCAAAGGAATTAGCTTACAACTTTCTAAATATTAACGACAGACTATTTACTTTTCCTTGGATAAAGTTTGAAAACTTTGACCAGGTCTTAAATAACTTTATTGCCTCTTATTTTGCTGGTGCCTTAATTATTCCAAGAAAATCTTTAACCGAAAAACTAACACAATTCTTTTCTTTAGAAGAATGGAAACCTCTAGAATTACATAAAATAATTAAACATTTTAATTGTTCTCATGAAACTTTTTATCAACGTTTAACAAACATATTACCAAAGTACTTCAATATAAAAAACCTATTTTTCTTGCGTTTTACCCATAAATTAAACTCACCAGAGTTTAGACTAAACAAAGAATTACACATAACACAACAACAAGCCCCACATGCAAACAGAAATAATGACCATTATTGCAGAAGGTGGATTTCTATAAAAACAATAAAAGACTTAGAAAAAAACTCCAAGAAAAGACCAACATTTGGAGTACAAATATCTTCTTATGTTAATCAAAAAAACGAATACCTAGTTTTATCATCAGCAACAACAGACCCTTTTAAAGAAGAGATAAATAGAAGTGTAAGTATAGGAATGCTACTATCCGCAAACCTCAAAAAGAAACTTAATTTCTTTAAAGAAGACACCTTTGAAAAAAAATTAGTTGGTGTTACTTGTGAAACTTGCGCTGTAGAAAATTGTAAAGAAAGAACAGCCGAACCAACAAGATTAGAAAAACAAAAAAAGTATAAAAAAATTGCAACTACAGTTGCTCAAATTATTAGTTCTTACAGTTAA
- a CDS encoding acyl-CoA carboxylase subunit beta produces MDLNFNKNEDHNKLLASDLRQRFAKVKLGGGQKRIDKHHSKGKMTARERVEYLLDTDKKSIEIGAFAGEGMYAEHGGCPSGGVVVKIGYVKGRQCIVVANDATVKAGAWFPITGKKNLRAQEISIENRLPIIYLVDSAGVYLPMQDEIFPDKEHFGRIFRNNAVMSSMGITQISAVMGSCVAGGAYLPIMSDEALIVDKTASIFLAGSYLVKAAIGESIDNETLGGATTHCEISGVTDYKAKDDKDALDKIKFIVDKIGDSDKAGFSKKESFPPKENEDDIFGILPKERNAQYDMLEIIKRLVDNSEFEQYKEGYGKTILTGYARIDGWAVGIVANQRKLVKTKKGEMQFGGVIYNDSADKATRFIANCNQKKIPLVFLQDVTGFMVGSKSEHGGIIKDGAKMVNAVSNSVVPKFTIVIGNSYGAGNYAMCGKAYDPRLIAAWPSAELAVMSGNSAAKVLLQIETASLKKRGEEITPEKEAELFDKIKSRYDNQISPYYAAARIWTDGVINPLRTRDWISIGIEAANNAPIEKKFNMGVLQV; encoded by the coding sequence ATGGATTTAAACTTCAACAAAAACGAAGATCACAATAAGCTTTTAGCATCAGATTTAAGACAACGATTTGCCAAAGTAAAACTTGGTGGCGGACAAAAACGTATTGACAAACATCATAGCAAGGGAAAAATGACTGCGCGTGAACGTGTTGAATACTTATTAGATACTGATAAAAAATCTATAGAAATTGGTGCTTTTGCTGGTGAAGGAATGTATGCAGAACACGGCGGCTGCCCTTCTGGTGGTGTTGTTGTTAAAATTGGTTATGTAAAAGGTAGACAATGTATTGTTGTTGCCAATGATGCAACTGTAAAAGCTGGAGCTTGGTTTCCGATAACAGGAAAAAAGAATTTACGTGCCCAAGAAATATCTATTGAAAACAGATTACCAATTATATATTTAGTGGATTCTGCGGGTGTTTATTTACCAATGCAAGATGAAATTTTTCCAGACAAAGAACATTTTGGACGTATTTTTAGAAATAACGCTGTAATGAGCAGCATGGGAATTACTCAAATTTCTGCTGTTATGGGAAGTTGCGTTGCTGGTGGTGCTTATTTACCAATTATGAGTGATGAAGCGCTAATTGTTGACAAAACAGCAAGTATTTTCTTAGCAGGAAGCTATTTAGTTAAAGCTGCTATTGGAGAATCAATAGACAACGAAACTTTAGGTGGAGCAACTACACATTGCGAAATTTCTGGAGTTACAGATTATAAAGCCAAGGACGACAAAGATGCTTTAGATAAAATAAAATTTATTGTTGATAAAATTGGCGATTCAGACAAAGCTGGTTTTAGTAAGAAAGAATCTTTTCCACCAAAAGAAAACGAAGATGATATTTTCGGAATTCTTCCGAAGGAAAGAAACGCACAGTATGATATGTTAGAAATTATCAAACGTTTGGTTGATAATTCTGAGTTTGAACAATATAAAGAAGGCTACGGGAAAACTATATTAACAGGTTACGCCAGAATTGATGGTTGGGCAGTTGGTATTGTTGCCAATCAACGTAAATTAGTAAAAACCAAAAAAGGCGAAATGCAGTTTGGTGGTGTAATTTATAATGATTCGGCAGATAAAGCCACACGATTTATCGCTAACTGTAATCAGAAAAAAATTCCTTTGGTATTTTTACAAGATGTTACAGGGTTTATGGTTGGAAGTAAATCGGAACACGGTGGAATTATAAAAGACGGTGCTAAAATGGTAAATGCAGTTAGTAATTCTGTGGTACCCAAATTTACCATTGTAATTGGTAATTCTTATGGAGCTGGTAATTACGCAATGTGCGGTAAAGCTTATGACCCAAGATTAATTGCAGCTTGGCCAAGTGCTGAGCTAGCTGTAATGAGTGGGAATTCAGCTGCAAAGGTTTTATTACAAATTGAAACTGCTTCGCTTAAAAAACGTGGCGAAGAAATTACTCCTGAAAAAGAAGCTGAATTATTTGACAAAATAAAATCTCGTTATGACAATCAGATTTCTCCATATTATGCAGCTGCAAGAATTTGGACAGACGGCGTAATAAATCCGTTAAGGACTAGAGATTGGATTTCTATAGGAATTGAAGCAGCAAATAATGCTCCGATTGAAAAGAAATTTAACATGGGAGTTTTACAGGTTTAA